One Dermacentor silvarum isolate Dsil-2018 chromosome 10, BIME_Dsil_1.4, whole genome shotgun sequence genomic window carries:
- the LOC125941069 gene encoding uncharacterized protein LOC125941069 yields the protein MHFTIRVRQGYFNSTFVNVNDTWVIPFLPAWIYLNGTVKRLERRMLIGDLNTVTKIGYFEQGALLPFYNVASLSRTLYDSQLWSLLFALLDSPEFAAVPTLNRASLQQDLGAFLRNGDVGLTLYIAGIRYIWRETSRAVWRAFAKEYREIRKMAAQVPLAQLDGLVYNITSWHRPLNTTLDNVTAFDRDTQPFVEEVLCLGSPERRTANSTTLVSTSGASTYERRSFKCSARRETLGDGPHFLKKEWLFF from the exons atgcatttcacGATACGGG TACGGCAGGGGTACTTCAACAGCACTTTCGTGAACGTCAACGATACCTGGGTGATACCGTTCCTGCCAGCGTGGATATACCTGAACGGCACGGTGAAACGGCTAGAGCGCCGAATGCTCATCGGAGACCTCAACACCGTTACGAA GATTGGATATTTCGAGCAGGGTGCGCTGCTGCCCTTCTACAACGTGGCGTCGCTGTCACGCACCCTCTACGACTCGCAGCTTTGGAGCCTGCTGTTTGCGCTGCTCGACAGCCCCGAGTTTGCGGCTGTTCCCACGCTGAACCGTGCCTCGTTGCAGCAGGACTTGGGCGCTTTCCTTCGCAACGGTGACGTTGGGCTCACGCTCTACATCGCCGGCATCCGGTACATTTGGCGAGAGACCAGTCGCGCCGTCTGGAGGGCCTTCGCAAA GGAATACCGGGAGATCAGGAAGATGGCCGCCCAAGTGCCGCTGGCGCAGCTGGACGGGTTAGTCTACAACATCACTTCCTGGCACCGACCCCTGAACACGACCTTGGATAATGTCACTGCCTTCGACAGGGACACTCAGCCCTTCGTCGAAGAGGTGCTGTGCCTTGGCAGTCCGGAACGCAGGACTGCGAACAGCACGACACTGGTTTCGACGAGTGGAGCTTCGACATATGAGCGCCGTTCTTTTAAATGTTCGGCGCGCAGAGAAACACTCGGCGATGGCCCGCACTTTCTCAAAAAGGAATGGTTATTCTTCTGA